DNA from Lonchura striata isolate bLonStr1 chromosome 5, bLonStr1.mat, whole genome shotgun sequence:
TTGAGGAGGATTAGGGTATTTCCAATGGgacttaattaattaattggtttaaaaaaaaaggagtttgtTAATTAAAGATCAAAATATCAAATGTTAAAAGAATGTGAAATTCAGTGTCATGTGTTAGTAATGAGGATTCCCAAGTCTTTGTCATCTGCAAAACATTTTATGGTTTACCCAGATGCAAAGACTGGATGTGATTCTACATTACTCACATAACGGTTGAATGATTTTGCACTAACACATTTCAGATCtcattaaaaatgaattaaaacttATCAGACCTCCAGAATAAATAATCAATAAATATTGAGGATTGCTGGATGAACTAGGACCTGAGAAAAccctgaaatacattttttgtaaGTAATATGCTTTGGGAATTACACTGCTTGACCAGAAGTCAGTAAATCTAGTTTTTACAACCCCATATTCCACATCTTTCTTCTGTTAGTTTTATCAGATCCACAAAAATATTACAGCACTTCATATCCAATTAATATGGATATAAAACTGACAAAACAAATCCTTAAAGTTCATCCAGGCCTCTAGATGTGTGAAGTCCGATGGCACTGATAATTTCACACCTAAGTCCCTGAGGCACCCACTCTTCCACTTTCCTGCAGTCTAGTATTACCACCTTCACAACGCTGAAAAATTCAGCATTTATCTTTGGCTAAGGCCaaaatttggcatttttttgGAAGGTATGTTCTCACATGGATTCTTAAAGGACTCTTAAATACCTGCACATGTGCTAGATTCTGGTGAAAACAGCAGTTCACCACAAAAATATTGTATAGGACTTCATTTAAATGCTTTCATTACACCTTATATTtcctggttttgatttttttggaaCAAATATCAAGTGCTAAGAGTCCTTCCCAGAAGGAGGGAAATAGTAAGAGCTGGTCAGATATATAATATCCAGATAATCATTCAGAGAGGGTCACCTTCATCGTGAGGTTTCAGATAACATCTCTGTCTGATGCCATTTTGCTTTCTACCAACTCAATGAACATtcaaaggagagaaagagaaataagtGGGAACCCAACTACAGCTTATAATAAATTTGCATTAATAATTAGGTAGCCTGCCCACAAGGAAAGACATAAGGTTTCTGATGTCAATTCTAGGCATAGTTATGTCTTTTACTGAATCAATGTGTCAGGTTCAGTACCTCAAAACCCATCAGTACAGAAGAGTTCTTCCTCAAATGACCTATGGAGGAGGTTGCACCCTCCAGGGTGCTGGATTCATCCTGAGCAGGTTGGGAAGACAACAGAACCAAGAGGTTTTGCACCAGAGGCAGGGACTCTGACCACTGGATGGTCATGCAAATAAGGAGGCACCACCCCCTacttcctcctcttctgccaCAGACAGGGTTAGAAAATAAAGGTTTCACTCTTCATTTGGGTATTTTGAGAAAGGGAAAGATACGTGCTACTCCTAATAGCCGAGAATGACAAATTTGGGCCAGAGATAAATAGAACCCTCCATGAAGAACTGAGTGAGGCATATGAACTCCACCAGCAGCCTCTGATGGAGTTCATGACACAGCAGTCCTGATTTTGGGACTGAACCATGTGCCCCTTCTCACACAGCACAGCTTGGCATTGGTGGGGGCTCACTGGAATGGCTCTTCTTTGAGAGTGTAACAAAAGCCTCATATGGAAGAAAGCATGCAATTTtcaaaaaatagatattttaaatattaatatcttATAATTTGTCTAGCTGGGAATCCTAATTTGTTTCTTGTATCAGACTTTGGCAAATGGTGTTTGTTCAAATGATTAGCGAGTCAACAAGCCTCTTCCCTCGTGATGCTCATTTTTGTTCAAGCTTTTGGGGGCAACATGCAACTACCTAAGGTCCTCAAGACTAGGCTGGGCTCTCCCCAAATAGACACCTGATTtagcagggaggaggaggctTTATTGTCTGTCAATGCTTCTTTGTATTTTGATCACTCAAGTCACTGCACTGGACCTTAAAAGAATAGAAGGTGAACTAAACCATTAGTTGTGGAGCTCAAAATGAAACAAGACAGTCAGTTCTAGTTACATgttgaggaaagaaaaatatgcatatCTGTAATCTTGAAGAGCCTTAAGTTACAGACAAGAGTTTTCTGTATTCAGCAATAGTCATTCAAGCCTGGCATGGTTGCAGGGGTTGTTGTCTATACACATGCACACCTGGTCATGAGAGAAGATTATCTGTAGGGAAACAACAGGATTACTATCCATTATTAATCATTTGCCAGTTGCCATCCTGctttattaattatttcagcCATTTAGTCAGGAAGAACAGATGCTACTGTGCAACTTCCCTTCCCCACATACTTAGTAGTGAATTGTCTAATCAGAAAGTTTCTAAATACTCTACAGATGGCAAACTGCTTATACACATTTCTAGCAAATACAAAAGCCTTTCATAATGATTTGGATCCCAATCCAGAATTTATAAATTTCTTCCAGGATAAAAAGCAGGATTAATTTCTCAGACATCTTATGCACAACTCACCTTACTTCCAGATGCAGTTGGGGTGAAAGGTACAGCATACACAGCTACAGCATCTGTCTGGGATCTAGGCCTTTCAACTTTCTGAAGGTTTGATAGACCTGTGTCTCTCCCTCAGTGACTGACTCACAACCATTTTTTCTGACTGTACTGTGCAATTTCACAGAAGCCCTTTGTACAGAAGAGCTTGCACACAATCTTGGATATCAATACTGTTTCTGTTGGAACAGAAAGCACAGCTCTTGCACAGCTCAATGGAGCAAGGCTGTAGTTTTCCTGGCCCAGTCCCTGCCAGAATTCAGGAAACTATCCCATCTGCCCACTGCCCTGATTTTTCTGTGGCTATTTAGCCTGGATGTCATTGTCCTGGGACCTTTCCTCGTCACCTTCATCACATTGTTTCTGGAGCTCAGAGGTTTCATGCCTTGTTTGAAATTTTGTGAGCATCACTTAGGGGCTTGGCATGCGTCAAATGAGAAGCTCCAACCTGGTCTCCTAGTCTAAAATCTGAACATACAAAACCTCATTTAAATTATCCCAGTGGCTCCAGGGCTATGAAAAAAACAAGACCATTATTTTCTGGATAATTTCTATGTTTTTAAATACAACCCTGTAAGTTTCTGTCAGACCCCAAGCTGTTCCCACAGATGATGTGTGTAGTCTGTCCAGGTTAAGCCTCTCCCATGTTGAGTACCCTGTCCATGCTGTTCTTATTAGAAAATACATAGTGGAGCATAATGGAAATATGTTTTGCTGACTATGTAAAGATCTTTGTAAAGTTGTAAAGCAGTTTTTCAAGCATCCAGTAGTAAATGGCTATATGCAACAGGGAAACAGGTGGGTGAGTTAAAGAATGCAATGTCAGAGAAGCACCACTCCAAATTACTACTGTAACTGTTCAGAAAATATCTTAAGGTGAAATGATAACTGTGTACCACCACAGATTTTGAACTGGTAGCAGCATGCTAGTTTTCATAGCTTTCAGTAACATGATATTTTTATACTGATCAAAGaactaattaattttataaaaatgtattattacAGACTACACTTCAAGAATTCTTATGTATTTCCTAGCCTGAGTTCTTCAGTGAAGGTGTTCTGGGTGACATCCTGCCTTTACTCACTTCAGTGACTCCTTGCCTTCAGGACTAGACTGGCCTATCTGCCCATAATTTCCACAGAGAAAACAGCTCCAGAGTGTTCCTGGTTGCTAAAAATGAACCAGACTAAATTCCAAATTACTTCTATGTACAATTTGCTTCTCAAGGGCAGCCTGAATGTATCATTTGCTTCTTGGGGTCAGCTTGACACATTTCTCAGATGCTCTCTGCTGCACCtcctcagctccagctgaaggCTGAAGCCTCACACAGCTTGTGATTTACTGGACTGAACTTTGCCTTTTCCCTTGCCACTTCTTGCCCTTTTTCTGTTCTGGTTTGAGTCAGGAACTTGTCTCTGGCAGCATTAGAAGGAATCTCCCAAGCAGCTCTCCATCAAATAAATGGAGGCAGAACCCCCAGATACCTTTGTTATCAAGGGGTAATTTCCATGAGTCCCCGTCCcagattttctcctttctcatgGAATTGATAGAAACCAAAGAAAAGTTTTTGGCACTTCAAGTAACTATTAGAGAAATGAATAAGTGACTGTGAGTCTCTATTATGGGCATAAACAATCATCATTACCTATCCAGAAAGTCTGAGATTTTCACATCTATAATTTACCATCAGTGTTGTGGCCACTACATATTTATTACACTTGATCACTGCTTGATGGGACATTGCATGACTCAAAAACTGGGTTTCTTTGATAAAAAGACTCCACAATTTAGCACTAAATGTTAGACATGAAGATGTGATACTTCTGAAAATTGAGATATATGGCCAATGCTCATCATGCAGGAGTTAGAAACTCCAGGGCAGACTACTTTACTTGACTAGTTTATTTCTATATTGAATTAATTTACTTTTGCATAAAGAAACAACAAAGTCCTGAGGATATTTTCTCATGGAAGTTTATCTATGCATTGCACTAATTAATTTTAAGCTTCACAATATCTGCCCAGCTCATTTCACAAGCTgccctgaaaaataaaaatatcacaaTGAATTACTTCCTTAAGGAATATAATTCTTCGTACTTTCTTGCTAAATTACcttcattaaaaatatacaatGTTATCTCACAGAGGTAGAAAAAACCACTGCAATATTAACTCTTGAAAGGCATAGAGTCTTGTACTGTGACTACAGTACTACCTCTCAGGGGGCTGCCttaaatatgaaaaacaaatgTGTAAGTGCTTTTAGAACATATTTTTTCTAAGAGGCTATTTCTAATTTCTACATTTTGAAAGAAGTCTCTCTGCTTACCTCTGTTAAAACATGAAAAGTATAGGCATAAAATGGTCTGGAGTAAACAAATACAGGCAAAATGTAGTCTTTTCTAGCAATTGAGGCAACACGTATTGCCTCTTTAACCCGATAGTGAACAAATTTTAGTGCATTTGGACTTGACTTCAGTATATAATCCAGGTATATGGAAGGGTAGAGAGCAGTGCTTTCCTTCCACAACCAAAGCAGGAGGTCATTGCGGAAAGACTCAATGGGTGGGCATTTCCCTGTGTATGTTTGGGGGTGTTCTTTGTAATCATAATTGTAGCAGTCTGGGTAAAGATAGTAACCCCACAAACCATTTGGTCTCATATGCTCAGCCAGAAGGATGGTGTTATTCATGAAACTCCTACCAGCATTTTCAAATTCCTCTTTAGCCACTTTCCTAATTTTGTCCTCTGGCCACCGAGGATGCCGTCTCCTAACAATCTCGAGAGATTTATTTCTATAAATGCTTTTATTGCCCCAGTTCCTATCCCACTGGGGCCTCCAGTTTTCCCAGTCAATGACTGCAAGTCCCTGAAATTTCTTCATGGGTATGCAATAGTCAATGTCAGACTTTGCTTTGCTAAGGTGTTTGATAAGACTTTCGTTCTGGGGCACCCCTCCATTAACGGGATCTCCATTATCTGAGTAGTAGGGATAGTATCCCAAATGGGTGTGATAGAAGATGGTCACATTGGATCCACTCAGAGTCTCATTGATGTTGGATGCAATGTCAAAAACACTGAGGTCCAGGTCCACCTTGTAGCGCAGCCTGCACTGCTCGGTCGGCGCGTTCCAAACAACCATGAAAGGCTTGTGCAGAACCGGAGGGGCCCGTGCCGGCTTCGGCAGCTGAGCATCAGCCAGAGTCAgcagtgccactgctgccagcactgtgACCCCAACATCCATGGCTTGGGCTTTTTCTGCTATGGTGTGtccttgaaaacaaaaccaagataAGATGTCAGAAGGGCAGCATGGAGGCAAATTTGATGGTAAGGGAATGTCTTTTGGCTTGATTTGCGTTTGATAACATTAACCTCAAGAGAGAAAAGTGCAAAACTGATCTTGTAAAAGTTGACACTAATTTCAAATGctctgaaaaacattttgatgGACTACACTGCCTGGAAACTTCACTTTCATTTCACCTAGACTCCTCACACAATTGTTTCAGACCTTTCCATAAAATTTATTTGTTCTCTCATGTCtacaaaacatttgaaatttcAGCTTCAAAACAAGCTCTACTATGGTCAGTCTGACTTGCCTAGAAGATCATTACAGCAGGGCTACAGTCTTCACTATCTGTATTTTCAAAGGGTCACAATAGGAAAGATAATTTCAACAAAAGGCAGACACTTCTACCTCAGATTAATGAAGACGACTCAGAAACTGCAATTTTCAGGATAGGATAAAATATGTTAATTGGATCTGAACTAGCTGAAAGAACATGCTGTATCTTTGAAAATGGAGCTAGATTTTAGAAATTCatcttaatttttcctttcagggTCTGATGTTTTCTCTGATAGTCACACTGGCTTGGGGCTGCAGTACTCTGGGAACTGCCAGAGCTGCAAGGCTGCTGGTACCCCAGACACACTCCTGCTTTGTACCCCATGTCCACaagtccccatgtcccccagaATCTGCCTCTACTCCAAGACCTGTCTCTGCTCCAGTCTCATCACAAACAATACAACTCAGGTCTgtcttgggtttgtttttcaggtttCTTTGCTGATCTTTTTATGCTACAGAGATCATTAAAGAGGTTTTTCTATGAATATATATAATACAACATAGTTTATCTTCTCAGCTGTTATTTTATCTCATTCACCATTTTAGATACATGTTAAATCACTGCAATCACTGTGTACATTGCAGGTTCAATACATGCACCAGATGTGAATTTTAAATGTCCTAAAAGTGGATGTTTTCCTATTTTTGCATCCATTTTAATGATTTATTTCCTTGCCGCTAAAGTCTAGCTTTCCTTGTCCTTGGTACTTCCTCAGTTAACATCAGTTAATCATTGACTTCATTGACTAGAAGAGCTTTCTCCTGTTTGAAAATATGTTTGCTATAATAAGTTATATAATCCAggatttctttctctgtcatTTGTCCTTCCATGTCATTCTTCCATCCTCTGGGTTTGATGGATCTTTTCCTGTCTGACACTGCTCTCCtacttttctgcctttcccttAAATTCCATTTTATCCTTATGCCTCCTACAGCACAGCCCTTCTCTATCCTCAGCTTTGTGTTTTTCCATCCTCAGTCCCAGAAAAGCATTGAGTTCCCTCACCTGTGGTCTGATATGAGGGCACCTTTCCAAGATGAGAAGGAAGCAATTTGCATGGAACTGTGGCTGGGATAGGGAGTGAAGGACAGGACTGCAAGAAGCCAAAAGGCAGGATTTCCCAGCAGCAAGCCCTCACTACCAAGCTAAAGAGTTATGCTCTGTTGTTCCCTCACCCATTCTCTGAATGCTTGTTCTGTAGACCTAAATATAGATTTAGCACCCaggttttaaaatgttgttCATAATCCCCTAGATCCTATGAAGGACAACATCCTTTAGTGAAATGGGCCATTGCCACCAAGACACTACTtaaaagctctgcctgctccaaaaGGACAGAAGGTTATTTTCACTGAACTGATTTGTTGGAAGGAAGTTTTAAGTTTGCAACTGgcatatttttctccatttccctgCAGTCTTGCATAATCATCTAAGTAATGCCATGGcctgagaaaaacaaacaaacaaacaaacaaacaaaaaagccacaaaaaccGCCTTTCCCTTCCTGTTTTATACAAACTGAGGAACACACCACAGTACTCTGCAATTCTTCTTTGATGTAGCAAATGATCTTACTACATTGGTAAGtgatttttcattatttggaCTGGATTGCTTTGCAGTACATGTGAATAAATCTATAAGATAAACAccaattttctttaaaagtgaTAGCTCAGATAAAATGGGAAGAGCatcaggaaaaaggaaaagacctTTAGTGAATTTATGTGTAAGAAAAGATCTGGGAAAACATCCCAGCTTCCTGTTCCCACAATCCAAACACTGGATGGTTCAGCCTTGTGTTATTGTGTACATATAATTAGATCAGTTTTTTAGATATTCATGGCTAACACAGTACAGTTCTTGTCTAGATCTGAGAGGCCTAGACATTAGAATATTGCAGATAATAAATCATAACAGGGTTAGGTCATGAGATAATATTGCAGGGTATTTTtagtatgtatttttaattattggGCAATCCCTGTTGCCTGACAAGATTTTAAAGCCCCTGACAATACTTTAAGTAACAGAATAGTTGAAGCTGGAAGGGATCTCTGGATGTCACCTGGCTCACCCAGGTCACTCAGGACAAAACATCACAAGtgacaaaattaaaacatgTATCTCAGTAAATGTCAAATAATTCTCAAGATTTGGATTGACGAAATCTTTGAAATTGTGAAGGCTGGACATGTTGCTCAACTCTAGACATGCAGATTTCTACACCTACAAGCTgaatcccaccaaaaaaaaaaaaaaaaaaaaaaaaaaaaaaaaaattggaaatctGTCTAATCCTGCTCAAGCTGTTTAGAAGTTAGGATCTGATCAAGGGCAGTCATTCAGGATCCTCTAGTGAATACTTGATACCTCAGAAAGTTGCTGTAAATTCCTTCTTTAAAGCTACATGGAATTAGCTACTCAGCAATCTCTATTAATCTAAATAAGATGGTAAGTGCATAGATAACATGCCTACCTTTTAGATGCCTAAAGAATCTCACTGCAATTAAAGCACTGCATTTCATTGCAAAACATCTCACTTTTCATGCTACTTTTTATTCCACACAGGAGACATTACCATATACACAGTTCCTTAAAGGGGAGataattagaagaaaaaaaaatcataatttgaAAAAGTTCCAATATAGTTGCAATAGTTGCATTAATCTGCAATTAATTCTGATGTTATTTGCAGATGGGAATTTaattacagatatttttttctttaaaaattctccTGAAGGCAAGGGAAACAAGTTTTCAAAGAAGCAGACAAGCCTACAGTTCTGAatgatgagaaaataaattacctGTTGTTTCACAAAtgcatgaaggaaaaaagaacaaaacatctTTTATTACAATTTCCATTGCTCTGTTTTTGGACTTCATTCTTTTTACTCTCATGCATGGCCACTAATTGGACTGCTTTAATCCCTGTTTTTAATGAGCAGAGACACTAACAATTCCACTCTGAAGCTCATTATCAACTTTgggtcatttttttttttttattcaatgaCACATTATCACGGTCAGTTTAACTTCTCAAACATGCAGATAGCTTTCTGTGGCACTATAGCGTTTTCAGAGCAGAATATGCACTCAGAGTTTCTGCTCTATAttctaaaaacaaaaatgagTTTATAAGTGAATGAAATGGGGTCTGATCACAAATCTCACAAAGctgatgagattttttttattgtattcaGGAAATTCTGAATCATgttttcactgcaaaaaaaaatgtagttttcTATTTGTCTCAGTTTCTGTTATGCAGTCTAGGATGAAGCAGGTTATGGCTGGACTTCAATATATCATTTAGTAAGTTTGAATTTTGCCATTTCTTGAATTTCTTGAAAGATCAGCTCATTTCTGCATATTcctttcataatttttataaatattgcaAACCTTTACTTTTCTCAAGCAACTGCTTAGTCCAACCTGTATTCAACTGTGTTTATTAGTCAGAATTCCACTGTATTTTGATTTCTAAGTAGTTGAAAACAACTGAACTAGATATCTTAATTGCACACTTTGATTCCAAAATATACCACttaaaattcataaaaatataGACTCTCATGCTATTTGCACACTGTGTGTTCCAATACACATCAATGGTGTTCTCTAGATGGACAGTTCTTCTCTAATGGTTTTTATTGATTATCCCAGCATTTTTTGTACTGCAACACATGACATTACAGCTGCTGCTTATTATGATTTTTATGTTGGTCATATAACCAGACAACACAACTTCGTAACAGCCACCAGTCATCCTCTCATTTTATACTCATTTATGTGCTGACTTGAAGTATAGTCCATGCAATTAGCTATAACACAATTGGTTTAATCTGTGAAGTATGCATTATACTGCACATCTGTCATTGAACTCAATAATTACTCCAAAATTCAGATACAaacgtaaaaaaaaaaaaaaaaaaaacactgtagTTCCTATGGTAACAGCCACTTATGATTCCCTCATAAGCAGTATCTGattaacataatttaaaatccAGAATAGGAAAGAATACAGTTAactcagagaggaaaaatgaCTTTTCCAACAAAAGAGTCATGTTTTGTGATCTAAACCAGATTTACAACATTTCTCTCATATGTGCTACTGACTCCTGTCTTGCAAATGCTGAGCGTGCTTCACACTTTGTTTAGTGGCAAGCATATTCATTTTAACTAGTGTTTCTCATATTcataggaaattatttttctaggaAATGAAGTAAAATCTGCTgacaaaaagggagaaaatgaaaCTGAATTGTTTGAATTCCTCTGAGGAATGTATAAAATTGGCAGCTAGAAGTAGCCTTTTTTTGAATGTAGGCTGACCTCATTTGGTGTAGAAGTTATTAGTATGGCTAAGAAATACAGACATTTCTACTgtattttaggggttttttttttgccacacaatgacatttcaaaattgcttgcaaataatttaaaaaatcttgtgCATTAATACATGATTCCCTATGAGGTATAATTTATATGCACATCATATATATTTACAATGTGTTTATCTACACATTTGTatatttctctgtcttcttAGGAAATACAGGAATTACCAAATCTGTCCAGTCTGCCTCTGTCTTAGTCTTACCCTGtagtttttcttcagtttgaaaattatgcaaaaattcttgtttttcctgtttttattgCATAATGGCTTTCATGAGTAAGCTGGAAAAATGGACAGAGAATATTGTCTTAACA
Protein-coding regions in this window:
- the LOC110483505 gene encoding hyaluronidase-1; translated protein: MDVGVTVLAAVALLTLADAQLPKPARAPPVLHKPFMVVWNAPTEQCRLRYKVDLDLSVFDIASNINETLSGSNVTIFYHTHLGYYPYYSDNGDPVNGGVPQNESLIKHLSKAKSDIDYCIPMKKFQGLAVIDWENWRPQWDRNWGNKSIYRNKSLEIVRRRHPRWPEDKIRKVAKEEFENAGRSFMNNTILLAEHMRPNGLWGYYLYPDCYNYDYKEHPQTYTGKCPPIESFRNDLLLWLWKESTALYPSIYLDYILKSSPNALKFVHYRVKEAIRVASIARKDYILPVFVYSRPFYAYTFHVLTERDLVNTIGESAALGAAGVVLWGSMQYASSKESCLTVKQYVDGPLGHYVINVTSAAKLCSKVLCKKNGRCIRKNSDSSAYLHLSPSDFKIHDSHSERGPRFQVTGKPSLESIEAMKQRFICQCYQGWTGIFCELPDQKLLEHWVHVVFSRSRKQSLFIFLLGAMQLLLLCSTH